One window of the Chryseobacterium camelliae genome contains the following:
- a CDS encoding T9SS type A sorting domain-containing protein, translating to MKKLAQRIALAAVCLLTGISGSGQLTTVRINKNTTYQKVTGFGGFVCSPQFGYNHMTTSEIQTLWGANSQAGYNIMRLYIPEDSNNWSSVLATAQLAKSMGLTIFASPWTMPAAWKTNNHVNAVYTDANGVQQIGSLKTANYQDYALYLNSFVTYLQSNGVTLDYISIQNEPDEMAQYQGCIWTPAQIATFVRDYGQLINCKVIAPESVGFTDNFANAMLNQPTMDNFEVYGGHQYGLMQSAYKQFQNNNKEIWQTEYLINWNPSTGTPRDFSWNLDAFNFASSINNAMLGNVNAWIHYAAKRYYALMGDGTNGTTTGVMTKRGYILSHYAKYTTGKTRIAATWGDTTGMLQGSSYISLDGNQVVLMVINPSANSYNLKVDLPFYSTSGTKVLTDAQNNMATTPITMAQTFRPGVTINASSVMTFVFNKSGDRPVSAMTGSDIRYNKIETMAPTNSAFGTGFNISNTTATFSNASPLISTNTTSANGYLQLNDRYNKMVLHVNSFTTAGQSYSDNTTLYYINSQGLTKSYNYGKITFPAGGNFDITLDISRQVLTDGCKGILGLRNSNYGSVLTLNLGDVYFNVGNEVASKFAGSYSDGDSNLMDALENGYYTSVDFRNTTGTTSANNWQQGSANSNSIYYVPSTVTSSSNNVISGTNAANLVLSDQGKDFQVPFTFSASAASYSRTFNGFEMLLLPFTATIPSGVSVYQLASGSTGISCTAITNGTIPANTPVLVNATGAVTFQGTGNVSTPKAITVNQMNGVYNTLKVPANSYVLQTVNGTPAFSKVAAGSEPMINPFRAYLTEENTYTASVLPLSFTTLAAENLLADKNESSLYPSPAKNEIFIDLKTSGTASVFDAKGSLIIKDQPLRSGKNRIDIGHLPAGMYLVEISPSGNKSVQKKFIKQ from the coding sequence ATGAAAAAACTTGCTCAGCGCATTGCCCTGGCTGCCGTCTGTTTACTTACAGGCATCAGCGGGTCCGGGCAGCTTACTACGGTAAGAATCAACAAAAACACAACCTACCAGAAAGTCACCGGCTTCGGCGGTTTTGTGTGCAGCCCTCAGTTCGGGTACAACCACATGACGACTTCCGAAATCCAGACCCTTTGGGGAGCCAACAGTCAGGCAGGCTATAACATCATGAGGCTCTATATCCCGGAAGACAGCAACAACTGGAGTTCCGTACTGGCTACGGCGCAATTGGCAAAATCCATGGGACTCACCATCTTCGCAAGTCCGTGGACCATGCCGGCTGCCTGGAAAACCAATAATCATGTGAATGCGGTGTATACCGACGCCAATGGCGTACAGCAGATCGGTTCCCTGAAAACGGCCAATTACCAGGATTATGCTCTGTATCTTAACAGTTTCGTTACCTATCTGCAGAGCAACGGGGTAACGCTGGATTATATTTCCATCCAGAACGAACCGGATGAAATGGCGCAGTACCAGGGATGCATCTGGACACCGGCGCAGATCGCTACATTTGTACGTGATTACGGTCAGCTGATCAACTGTAAAGTCATCGCTCCCGAAAGTGTAGGCTTCACGGATAATTTCGCCAACGCCATGCTCAACCAGCCTACCATGGATAATTTTGAGGTCTATGGCGGACACCAGTACGGCCTGATGCAATCTGCCTACAAACAGTTCCAAAACAACAACAAAGAAATCTGGCAGACGGAATACCTCATCAACTGGAACCCTTCTACCGGGACGCCACGCGACTTCAGCTGGAACCTGGATGCCTTTAACTTTGCTTCCAGCATCAACAATGCCATGCTTGGCAATGTGAATGCCTGGATCCATTATGCCGCCAAGCGATATTATGCGCTGATGGGTGACGGAACCAACGGAACAACCACCGGGGTCATGACCAAAAGAGGCTATATTCTTTCGCATTACGCCAAATATACCACTGGAAAAACGCGTATCGCCGCAACATGGGGCGACACCACCGGGATGCTTCAGGGGTCTTCCTACATTTCCCTGGATGGCAATCAGGTCGTGCTGATGGTCATTAATCCTTCAGCCAATTCGTATAATCTGAAAGTGGATCTGCCGTTTTATTCTACATCAGGAACCAAAGTGCTGACCGATGCACAGAACAATATGGCCACGACACCGATCACGATGGCGCAGACCTTCCGTCCCGGCGTAACGATCAACGCCTCCAGTGTGATGACTTTCGTATTCAATAAGAGTGGTGACCGTCCCGTTTCGGCGATGACCGGAAGCGATATCCGTTACAACAAGATTGAAACGATGGCGCCGACCAATTCCGCTTTCGGAACAGGGTTTAACATCAGCAATACAACGGCAACATTCTCCAATGCCAGTCCGCTGATCAGTACCAATACGACTTCCGCTAACGGCTATTTACAGCTGAATGACCGTTACAACAAAATGGTTCTTCACGTAAACAGCTTTACCACAGCGGGGCAAAGCTATTCCGACAATACCACGTTGTATTACATCAACAGCCAGGGACTCACAAAATCTTACAACTACGGAAAAATCACTTTCCCGGCAGGAGGAAACTTTGATATTACTTTGGATATTTCAAGACAGGTTCTGACGGACGGCTGCAAAGGTATTTTAGGACTACGGAATTCCAACTACGGCTCTGTGCTCACCCTGAATTTAGGCGATGTGTATTTCAACGTAGGTAACGAAGTGGCTTCCAAATTTGCAGGCTCTTATTCCGACGGCGACAGCAATCTGATGGATGCCCTGGAAAACGGCTATTACACTTCAGTAGATTTCAGGAATACGACCGGAACAACTTCTGCAAACAACTGGCAACAGGGAAGTGCCAATTCCAACAGCATTTATTATGTGCCATCCACGGTAACTTCTTCCAGCAACAACGTAATTTCGGGAACCAATGCTGCCAATCTTGTCCTTTCAGACCAGGGGAAAGATTTCCAGGTTCCGTTTACCTTCAGTGCATCAGCTGCATCGTATTCCCGTACATTCAACGGATTTGAAATGCTGCTTTTGCCTTTTACGGCAACGATTCCATCCGGAGTGAGTGTTTATCAGTTAGCATCAGGTTCTACCGGAATCAGCTGTACCGCTATTACGAACGGAACCATTCCTGCCAATACACCGGTATTGGTGAATGCCACAGGAGCCGTTACCTTCCAGGGAACCGGAAATGTTTCCACGCCGAAAGCCATCACCGTCAACCAGATGAACGGGGTGTACAACACCTTAAAAGTTCCGGCCAACAGCTATGTTTTACAGACCGTTAACGGAACTCCGGCCTTTTCTAAAGTAGCAGCAGGAAGCGAACCGATGATCAATCCTTTCAGAGCGTATCTGACCGAGGAAAATACCTACACGGCATCAGTACTTCCGTTAAGCTTCACGACACTGGCTGCCGAAAATCTTCTTGCCGATAAGAATGAATCGAGCCTCTATCCAAGTCCGGCAAAGAATGAAATCTTCATCGACCTGAAAACTTCCGGTACCGCTTCGGTATTCGATGCTAAAGGAAGTCTCATCATTAAAGATCAGCCATTACGCTCGGGTAAAAACCGCATCGACATCGGACATCTTCCTGCAGG